A stretch of the Juglans regia cultivar Chandler unplaced genomic scaffold, Walnut 2.0 Scaffold_710, whole genome shotgun sequence genome encodes the following:
- the LOC118346145 gene encoding reticulon-like protein B8, translating into MKSSQVIVGLWFAAVVGSWCNFLTVLYVGFVAAHTLPVLYERYEDQVDSFVYQVIEQIRCNYRKLDAGVLSKIPKGKLDGKKHE; encoded by the exons ATGAAATCTTCACAGGTTATAGTAGGCTTGTGGTTTGCTGCTGTGGTAGGGAGCTGGTGCAATTTTCTGACTGTTCTGTATGTTG gTTTTGTCGCTGCTCACACACTGCCAGTGTTATATGAGAGGTATGAAGATCAAGTTGACAGCTTTGTGTACCAGGTCATCGAACAAATTCGATGTAACTATCGGAAGTTGGATGCTGGTGTCCTTAGCAAGATCCCTAAGGGAAAGCTCGATGGAAAGAAgcatgagtag
- the LOC118346144 gene encoding uncharacterized protein LOC118346144 — protein sequence MSNNQEEDTTEEFRQPPVPNLQMQAMLGEMRRMLRAELEPIHERLDRVEAETPRGQQHDIHNRQHGGRGPWRNVDGEAESEEFDEQYLNRGRIERGYRNREARMGRPRRDNDLGNIKIKIPSFQGKNDPEVYLEWETKMEMVFDCHNYSEIKKVKLAAIEFTDYAIVWWDQLLINRRRNREPPVDTWEEMKMLMRKRFVPSHYYRGLYQKLQRLIQGSKSVDEYYKEMEVAMIRANVEEDREATMARFLHGLNREIADIVEMQHYVELTDMVHQAIKVEEQFKRKGLARRGLPMATTSSWKTTPKRDEQQQNKPKFESSKNANLKTATTSGTIETSSSKTRDIKCFKCQGRGHIASQCVNKRVMVINAQGELESENEEEVDNDDMPSMEDADDEQNAVVGDLLVARRVLNVQVKEEESNQRENLFHTRCFVNNKVCSVIIDGGSCTNVASTYLVEKLALTTLKHPQPYRLQWLNECGEIKVTRQVLVALSIGKYEDEVLCDVVPMHACHLLLGRPWQYDLRVTHDGFTNKYSFTLNRQPITLVPLTPKQEFEDVLPEEVPYGLPPIRGIEHQIDFIPGASIPNRPAYRTMKDGNDKT from the exons atgtctaataatcaagaagaagacaCAACCGAAGAATTTCGACAACCTCCAGTTCCAAACCTCCAAATGCAAGCGATGTTAGGGGAGATGAGGCGTATGTTGAGGGCTGAATTAGAACCTATTCACGAAAGGTTGGACAGGGTAGAAGCGGAAACTCCTAGGGGCCAGCAACATGACATCCACAATAGGCAGCATGGTGGGCGTGGTCCGTGGCGGAATGTTGATGgagaggcggagtcggaggagtttgatgagcaatatttgaaccGAGGCAGGATTGAGCGTGGGTATAGAAATAGAGAAGCTAGGATGGGTAGGCCTAGGAGGGATAACGATTTAggaaatataaagattaaaatccCATCTTTTCAAGGTAAAAATGATCCTGAAGTTTATTTGGAGTGGGAAACTAAAATGGAGATGGTTTTTGATTGTCACAACTACTCAGAGATAAAGAAGGTTAAGTTGGCTGCAATTGAATTTACCGATTATGCCATTgtgtggtgggatcaattactgattaataggaggaggaatagaGAGCCACCCGTGGACACTTGGgaggaaatgaaaatgcttaTGAGGAAGCGTTTTGTACCCAGCCACTATTATAGGGGATTGTATCAAAAATTACAGAGGTTAATTCAAGGATCTAAAAGTGTGGATGAGTATTACAAGGAGATGGAGGTAGCTATGATCCGGGCAAATGTAGAAGAGGACCGGGAAGCCACCATGGCTAGGTTTTTGCACGGTTTAAATCGTGAGATTGCGGATATAGTCGAGATGCAGCACTATGTTGAGTTGACAGATATGGTGCATCAAGCCATAAAGGTGGAGGAACAATTCAAACGAAAGGGATTGGCTAGGAGGGGACTGCCTATGGCTACAACCAGCTCGTGGAAGACAACTCCAAAAAGGGACGAGCAACaacaaaataagccaaaatttGAATCCTCTAAGAATGCCAACTTAAAGACCGCCACTACTTCAGGTACAATCGAGACTTCAAGTTCTAAGACCcgtgatattaaatgttttaaatgtcaggGGCGCGGACATATAGCCAGCCAGTGTGTAAACAAGAGGGTGATGGTGATAAATGCCCAAGGAGAGCTTGAgtcagaaaatgaggaagaagtagATAATGATGATATGCCATCTATGGAGGATGCTGACGATGAGCAAAATGCTGTGGTTGGAGATTTATTGGTTGCAAGGCGAGTTCTCAATGTGCAGGTTAAGGAGGAAGAAAGTAACCAAAGGGAGAACTTGTTTCATACTCGGTGCTTTGTAAATAACAAAGTTTGCAGTGTCATTATCGATGGTGGGAGTTGCACAAATGTAGCCAGCACTTATTTGGTGGAGAAATTGGCTTTAACTACCTTGAAACATCCTCAACCTTACCGGCTTCAGTGGTTGAATGAATGTGGGGAAATCAAGGTGACAAGACAAGTGTTGGTGGCATTATCCATTGGCAAATatgaggatgaggtgctttgtgatgtggtTCCTATGCACGCATGCCATTTACTGTTGGGAagaccatggcagtatgatctgAGGGTTACGCATGATGGATTCACAAATAAGTATTCCTTCACTCTTAATAGGCAACCTATTACTCTTGTGCCATTAACTCCAAAACAG GAGTTTGAAGATGTCCTTCCTGAAGAGGTACCATATGGTTTACCTCCAATCCGAGGGATTGAACATCAAATTGATTTCATACCTGGTGCATCAATTCCAAACCGACCTGCTTATAGGa ctatgaaAGATGGCaatgacaagacttaa